A single Cupriavidus sp. D39 DNA region contains:
- a CDS encoding tyrosine-type recombinase/integrase — translation MIKFAMNNLWLKNPSLAYADWQGRESAGTDQRRFAQQSIVQHRAMLDRFQRHLVAHGVTLEDFDPDHIEAFWRDPEAATYTSATRMRYLQLLDRLCRHLVEIGVRETNPAADPVRDGSWSSDGAVPLFLPEEVDARLQDFVQPLEGDDVSRLRMRAILALFLGAGVTAAEGRSATIHDLQTSCTSSFLSVPEGRAKVARSVQLEPFAVPALDAWKVRRATLPIAGDLLFALRPSGTPITDMSLGNIVRDAFEAIDYRAADMSPRILRNTYCRRALLAGVPRDRVSERLGLTSNHTCDRMLATIPGPADRRLSA, via the coding sequence GTGATCAAGTTCGCTATGAATAATCTGTGGCTCAAGAATCCGTCCCTCGCGTATGCAGACTGGCAAGGACGCGAATCCGCAGGCACAGATCAACGCCGTTTTGCTCAACAGTCGATCGTCCAGCATCGCGCGATGCTCGACCGTTTTCAGCGCCATCTGGTCGCCCATGGCGTGACGCTGGAAGACTTCGACCCCGACCATATCGAAGCCTTCTGGCGCGATCCGGAGGCGGCCACCTACACGTCCGCCACAAGGATGCGCTACCTGCAATTGCTCGACCGCTTGTGTCGCCACCTTGTAGAGATCGGTGTGCGGGAGACCAACCCTGCCGCCGATCCGGTGCGCGATGGCAGCTGGTCCTCCGACGGGGCCGTTCCACTCTTCTTGCCAGAGGAAGTGGACGCGCGGCTGCAGGACTTTGTGCAGCCGCTTGAAGGCGACGATGTCTCACGGCTTCGCATGCGAGCCATCCTGGCCTTGTTTCTAGGTGCTGGCGTCACGGCGGCAGAAGGCCGAAGCGCGACCATTCATGACCTTCAGACCTCGTGCACCTCATCATTTCTCTCTGTCCCAGAGGGTCGCGCGAAGGTCGCCCGGTCCGTTCAGCTGGAGCCCTTCGCCGTCCCGGCCTTGGATGCGTGGAAGGTACGGCGGGCTACACTCCCCATTGCTGGTGACCTGCTTTTTGCCCTACGGCCCTCCGGCACACCAATCACTGACATGAGTCTCGGAAACATCGTGCGCGATGCGTTCGAGGCGATCGACTATAGGGCGGCTGATATGAGCCCGCGGATTCTGCGAAATACTTATTGTCGGCGCGCGCTCCTTGCCGGGGTACCACGCGACCGCGTGTCAGAGCGGCTTGGGCTGACCAGCAATCACACGTGCGACCGAATGCTCGCCACCATACCCGGACCCGCTGATCGCCGGCTCAGTGCTTAG
- a CDS encoding DUF2474 family protein: MARIIQPRLRARLGWLLTLWLAGVGTVFAFACLMRLVMRAAGLSH; encoded by the coding sequence ATGGCCAGGATCATCCAACCACGGCTCAGGGCCCGGCTTGGGTGGCTGCTGACGCTCTGGCTGGCGGGCGTCGGCACGGTCTTCGCCTTTGCCTGCCTGATGCGGCTGGTGATGCGCGCGGCCGGGCTCTCCCACTGA
- the cydB gene encoding cytochrome d ubiquinol oxidase subunit II: MGINLPVIWAGLIFFGVMMYVIMDGFDLGIGILFPFVGDRYDRDVMMNTVAPVWDGNETWLVLGGAALLCAFPLAYSVLLSAFYLPLMLMLLGLIFRGVAFEFRFKASDRSRPYWDKAFSWGSVVAAFFQGVMLGAYIDGIAMQGTTYAGGALDWLAPFPIFTGVGVVITYAFLGVTWLIMKTEGRLQWTMLRVANVLTGVMLAMIAAVSVWTPLTHAGIAQRWFSLPDLFFFLPVPLLVLAAAAGIYRALRGRPNVSPFLYALLMIFMGYTGLAISVWPNIIPPSVSIWDASSAPQSQGFALVGTLFIVPIILAYTSWSYYVFRGKVRRGEGYH; encoded by the coding sequence ATGGGCATCAATCTTCCCGTAATCTGGGCCGGCCTGATCTTCTTCGGCGTGATGATGTACGTCATCATGGACGGCTTCGACCTCGGCATCGGCATCCTTTTCCCCTTCGTCGGCGACCGCTATGACCGCGACGTCATGATGAATACCGTTGCGCCGGTCTGGGACGGCAACGAGACCTGGCTGGTGCTCGGCGGGGCAGCGCTGCTCTGCGCCTTCCCGCTGGCCTACTCGGTCCTGCTCAGCGCGTTCTACCTGCCGCTGATGCTGATGCTGCTCGGCCTGATCTTCCGCGGCGTGGCCTTCGAGTTCCGCTTCAAGGCGAGCGACCGCAGCCGCCCCTACTGGGACAAGGCCTTCTCGTGGGGCTCGGTGGTCGCCGCCTTCTTCCAGGGCGTGATGCTGGGCGCCTATATCGACGGCATTGCCATGCAAGGCACCACCTACGCCGGCGGCGCTCTCGACTGGCTGGCGCCGTTCCCGATCTTCACGGGCGTGGGCGTGGTGATCACCTACGCCTTCCTTGGCGTCACCTGGCTCATCATGAAGACCGAGGGGCGGCTGCAATGGACCATGCTGCGCGTGGCCAACGTGCTGACGGGCGTGATGCTGGCGATGATCGCGGCGGTGAGCGTGTGGACGCCGCTGACCCATGCGGGCATCGCGCAACGCTGGTTCTCGCTGCCCGATCTCTTCTTCTTCCTGCCCGTGCCGCTGCTGGTGCTGGCTGCGGCCGCCGGCATCTACCGGGCCCTGCGCGGGCGCCCGAACGTGTCGCCGTTCCTGTACGCGCTGCTGATGATCTTCATGGGCTATACCGGGCTTGCCATCAGCGTCTGGCCCAACATCATCCCGCCGTCGGTTTCGATCTGGGATGCGTCGTCCGCGCCGCAAAGCCAGGGCTTCGCGCTGGTCGGCACCCTGTTCATCGTGCCGATCATCCTGGCCTACACGTCCTGGTCCTACTACGTGTTCCGCGGCAAGGTCCGGCGTGGAGAGGGGTATCACTGA
- a CDS encoding transcriptional regulator, producing MQDADIDPAILAVLVVLCQAGREGGASPWSLAKIAKRAALPMSVLRRVLTQLQSAGLADVAIDEEGRGHASLTQAGAALAAQVFPDPA from the coding sequence ATGCAAGACGCTGATATCGATCCCGCCATCCTGGCAGTCCTCGTAGTCCTGTGCCAAGCCGGGCGCGAGGGCGGCGCCAGCCCTTGGTCGCTCGCCAAGATCGCCAAGCGGGCAGCGCTGCCGATGAGCGTGCTGCGGCGCGTGCTGACGCAACTTCAGTCCGCCGGACTGGCCGACGTCGCGATCGACGAGGAAGGCCGCGGACACGCGAGCCTGACGCAAGCCGGCGCGGCGCTTGCCGCGCAGGTTTTCCCGGATCCGGCCTGA
- the moaA gene encoding GTP 3',8-cyclase MoaA produces the protein MQPALVQPGSAAVSLEALVPAQASGACRDQLGRPLRDLRLSVIDQCNFRCTYCMPKARFGRDYPFLSPEQRLSDVELLRIVRAFVSLGVEKVRLTGGEPLLRKGIESLVEGIAAMRTVDGGQVEVAMTTNGSLLARKARSLRDAGLGRVTVSLDSLDDQIFRAMNDVDFPVGRVLEGIEAACAAGLAPVKVNCVVERGTNDAQVLPLVEYFRGSGVTLRFIEYMDVEGPSAWSRSRVVASDEIRGIVERAHALVPVARRDGETSSNHALADGSLKLGFISSVSHPFCGDCTRARVSVDGRLHLCLFATSAVDLRRHLSAARPVQAVADAVRQAWQARADRYSELRAGKLASGKRQYPTVRMSLVGG, from the coding sequence ATGCAACCAGCGCTTGTGCAACCAGGTTCCGCCGCCGTCAGCCTTGAGGCACTTGTACCGGCCCAGGCATCGGGCGCCTGCCGGGACCAGCTGGGCCGCCCGCTGCGGGACCTGCGGTTGTCCGTGATCGATCAGTGCAACTTCCGCTGCACCTACTGCATGCCCAAGGCGCGCTTCGGGCGCGACTATCCGTTCCTGTCCCCCGAGCAACGCCTGTCTGATGTGGAACTGCTCCGGATCGTGCGGGCCTTTGTCAGCCTTGGCGTGGAGAAGGTGCGCCTGACCGGCGGCGAGCCGCTGCTGCGCAAGGGCATCGAGTCGCTGGTCGAGGGCATAGCCGCCATGCGGACCGTCGACGGCGGCCAGGTGGAAGTGGCAATGACCACCAATGGCAGCCTGCTTGCCCGCAAGGCCCGCTCGCTGCGGGACGCGGGCCTCGGCCGGGTCACGGTCAGCCTGGACAGCCTGGACGACCAGATCTTCCGCGCCATGAACGACGTCGATTTCCCGGTCGGCCGCGTGCTGGAGGGGATCGAGGCGGCATGCGCCGCGGGCCTGGCGCCGGTCAAGGTCAATTGCGTGGTCGAGCGCGGCACCAATGACGCACAGGTGCTGCCGCTCGTCGAGTACTTCCGCGGCAGCGGCGTCACGCTGCGCTTCATCGAATACATGGACGTGGAAGGCCCCAGCGCGTGGTCCCGGTCCCGCGTCGTCGCCTCCGACGAGATCCGCGGCATCGTCGAGCGCGCGCATGCGCTGGTACCAGTGGCAAGGCGGGACGGCGAGACGTCCAGCAACCATGCGCTGGCGGACGGCAGCCTGAAGCTGGGCTTCATCTCCAGCGTGTCGCACCCCTTCTGCGGCGATTGCACCCGCGCGCGCGTTTCGGTCGACGGCCGGCTCCACCTGTGCCTGTTCGCCACGAGCGCCGTCGACCTGCGCCGGCACCTGTCTGCCGCTCGCCCGGTACAAGCCGTGGCGGATGCGGTACGGCAAGCGTGGCAGGCGCGCGCAGACCGCTATTCCGAGCTGCGCGCGGGCAAGCTGGCCAGCGGCAAGCGGCAGTACCCGACGGTGCGCATGTCGCTGGTGGGCGGCTGA
- a CDS encoding cytochrome ubiquinol oxidase subunit I, whose translation MHGLTALELARIQFGFTVSFHILFPAITIGLACFLAFLEAHWLRTQDPVYRTLYQFWVKIFALNFGMGVVSGLVMAYEFGTNWSFFSQFAGGITGPLLTYEVLTAFFLEAGFLGVMLYGWNRVGPGLHFFATVMVALGTIISSTWIIASNSWMHTPAGYAIVAGKVVPTDWLAVIFNPSFPYRLTHMVIAALLSTALFVAASSAWQLLHGRAVPAARKMLSMALWMVLVTAPLQAVVGDAHGLNTIEHQPAKIAALEGHWNTAAKDDKGGFPLIVFGIPDMEREETRYAIEIPRLGSLILTHSLDGQIRGLKDFRKEDRPNATVLFFTFRTMVGLGVLMILFGALGWVLRRNGAVYRSRAFLRLAVLMGPTGLVALLAGWMTTELGRQPWVVYGLLRTRDAVSAHEAAPVALSLALFVVVYFIVFGVGIRYMLKLASAGPTADAHEEPPPYGPGSVGAVPAAITAAPASNAMAPHGQRKS comes from the coding sequence ATGCACGGACTCACAGCGCTGGAACTCGCTCGAATCCAGTTCGGATTCACGGTTTCCTTTCACATCCTCTTTCCCGCCATCACGATCGGGCTGGCATGTTTCCTGGCCTTCCTGGAAGCGCACTGGCTGCGGACCCAAGACCCTGTGTACAGGACCCTGTACCAGTTCTGGGTCAAGATCTTCGCCCTGAACTTCGGCATGGGGGTCGTTTCCGGCCTGGTCATGGCCTATGAGTTCGGCACCAACTGGTCATTCTTCTCCCAGTTTGCCGGGGGCATTACGGGCCCGCTGCTGACCTACGAGGTGCTGACCGCCTTCTTCCTGGAAGCGGGGTTCCTCGGCGTCATGCTGTACGGCTGGAACCGCGTCGGGCCTGGGCTGCACTTCTTCGCCACGGTAATGGTGGCGCTCGGTACCATCATTTCCTCCACCTGGATCATCGCTTCCAATAGCTGGATGCATACGCCAGCGGGCTACGCCATCGTCGCCGGCAAGGTGGTGCCGACCGACTGGCTCGCCGTGATCTTCAACCCCTCGTTCCCCTACCGCCTCACGCACATGGTCATCGCCGCGCTGCTGTCCACGGCACTGTTCGTGGCGGCATCCTCGGCCTGGCAGCTGCTGCACGGCCGGGCAGTACCCGCTGCCAGGAAGATGCTGTCGATGGCCCTGTGGATGGTGCTGGTCACGGCGCCGCTGCAAGCGGTGGTGGGTGACGCCCACGGCCTGAACACGATCGAGCACCAGCCCGCCAAGATCGCGGCGCTCGAGGGGCACTGGAACACCGCCGCCAAGGACGACAAGGGCGGGTTCCCGTTGATCGTTTTCGGCATCCCGGATATGGAACGCGAGGAAACACGCTACGCCATCGAGATCCCGCGCCTGGGCAGCCTGATCCTCACGCACAGCCTCGACGGCCAGATCCGCGGCCTGAAGGACTTCCGCAAAGAGGACCGCCCCAATGCCACCGTGCTGTTCTTCACCTTCCGTACGATGGTTGGCCTGGGCGTGCTGATGATCCTGTTCGGCGCGCTGGGATGGGTGCTGCGCCGCAATGGCGCCGTGTACCGGTCCCGGGCCTTCCTGCGGCTTGCCGTCCTGATGGGCCCCACCGGCCTGGTCGCGCTGCTTGCCGGCTGGATGACCACCGAGCTCGGCCGCCAGCCCTGGGTCGTCTACGGCCTGCTGCGCACCCGTGATGCCGTTTCCGCACATGAGGCGGCACCGGTCGCGCTGTCGCTGGCCCTGTTCGTGGTGGTCTATTTCATCGTCTTCGGCGTGGGCATCCGCTACATGCTCAAGCTTGCGAGCGCCGGCCCCACCGCCGACGCGCACGAAGAGCCGCCGCCCTACGGGCCGGGCAGTGTCGGCGCCGTTCCTGCCGCCATCACCGCGGCCCCCGCATCCAACGCCATGGCCCCGCACGGCCAGCGCAAATCCTGA